The Pyrococcus kukulkanii genome contains a region encoding:
- a CDS encoding prolyl oligopeptidase family serine peptidase, with amino-acid sequence MEDPYLWMENLQDERVLKLIEEENRRFRKFVGELSDKLFPEVWEYFSIPTVGSARITKRGVIVLTREKDRQVIRWLNGEVIVDSKELERESEDEVLLQGFTTDREGKRLAYSFSIGGADEGTTRIIDLETREVIEEITPSVWNIVFLEDGYYFARFYRKEKTPDGINPPAERLFWKDEEGEKMIFGEGLGSGYFMELSKSSDEKYAMLTVTYGWNKAEIYFGPIDKPEEWKKVYSAEVPAEPIDVVNGKLFILTKEGKGLGKIIAFKDGQVEEVVPEGQFPLEWAVIVRDKIVAGRLVHASHRIEVYTLDGKKVREFTFNFPGSVYPLDKDNERVILRYESFTVPYRIYELKDGLRLIDEKKIEGNFKVEEDFTISKDGTRIHYFIVKGKKDEKKAWVFGYGGFNISLTPRFFPQVIPFIKRGGVFVMANLRGGSEYGEEWHRSGMRENKQNVFDDFIAVLSKLKAEGYKVAAWGRSNGGLLVAATLVQRPDVMDAALIGYPVIDMLRFHKLYIGSVWIPEYGNPDDPKDREFLLKYSPYHNVKPQRYPPTLIYTGLHDDRVHPAHALKFFMKLKEVNAPVCLRVETKSGHMGASPETRARELTDLLAFVMRALQ; translated from the coding sequence ATGGAAGACCCCTATCTTTGGATGGAGAACTTGCAAGATGAAAGGGTTCTAAAGTTGATTGAAGAAGAAAACAGAAGGTTCAGGAAGTTCGTGGGAGAGCTGAGCGATAAGCTATTCCCGGAAGTCTGGGAGTACTTCTCGATACCTACCGTGGGTTCTGCAAGGATAACTAAGAGGGGAGTAATAGTCTTAACGAGAGAAAAGGACAGACAGGTCATAAGATGGCTTAACGGTGAGGTTATAGTTGACTCCAAGGAGCTGGAGAGGGAGAGTGAGGATGAAGTTCTCCTGCAGGGCTTCACTACCGATAGGGAGGGCAAGAGGTTAGCGTACAGCTTTTCAATCGGAGGGGCCGACGAGGGAACGACTAGGATAATCGACCTCGAAACCAGGGAGGTAATAGAGGAGATAACGCCCTCAGTCTGGAACATAGTATTCTTAGAGGATGGCTATTACTTCGCCCGCTTTTACAGGAAGGAGAAGACTCCCGACGGTATAAATCCTCCAGCTGAGAGGTTATTCTGGAAGGACGAAGAAGGAGAGAAGATGATATTCGGCGAGGGCCTTGGCTCGGGCTACTTTATGGAACTCTCAAAGAGCTCAGATGAAAAGTATGCAATGCTTACTGTAACATATGGATGGAATAAAGCTGAAATATACTTTGGACCAATAGATAAACCTGAAGAGTGGAAGAAAGTTTATTCAGCGGAGGTTCCGGCGGAACCCATAGATGTAGTGAATGGAAAGTTGTTCATCCTGACTAAAGAGGGGAAGGGCCTCGGGAAGATCATCGCATTTAAGGATGGTCAGGTGGAGGAAGTAGTTCCAGAAGGCCAGTTCCCCCTTGAGTGGGCGGTCATCGTTAGGGATAAAATAGTAGCGGGAAGGCTCGTTCACGCGAGTCACAGGATTGAAGTTTACACCTTGGATGGCAAGAAGGTAAGGGAGTTTACTTTTAACTTCCCTGGGAGCGTTTATCCCTTGGATAAGGACAATGAAAGGGTAATCTTGAGATACGAGAGCTTTACTGTTCCCTACAGGATATATGAGCTGAAGGATGGACTAAGGTTAATAGATGAAAAAAAGATCGAGGGTAACTTCAAGGTTGAGGAGGACTTCACAATATCTAAGGACGGAACGAGGATCCACTACTTTATCGTGAAGGGGAAGAAAGATGAAAAGAAAGCCTGGGTCTTTGGCTACGGTGGCTTCAACATCTCTCTAACACCAAGGTTCTTCCCCCAGGTAATCCCGTTCATAAAGCGCGGCGGAGTTTTCGTGATGGCAAACTTAAGGGGAGGCAGCGAGTACGGGGAGGAGTGGCATCGTTCGGGAATGAGGGAGAACAAGCAGAACGTCTTTGACGACTTCATAGCCGTTCTGAGCAAACTTAAGGCCGAAGGCTACAAGGTCGCCGCTTGGGGGAGGAGTAACGGAGGTCTTTTGGTCGCAGCAACGCTCGTTCAGAGGCCAGACGTTATGGATGCTGCCCTAATTGGTTATCCAGTGATTGACATGCTGAGGTTCCACAAGCTGTACATAGGAAGCGTCTGGATTCCTGAATACGGCAATCCCGATGATCCTAAGGACAGGGAGTTTCTGCTGAAGTACTCGCCCTACCACAACGTCAAGCCCCAGAGGTACCCTCCAACCCTCATCTACACGGGCTTGCACGATGACAGGGTTCATCCTGCTCACGCATTGAAGTTCTTCATGAAGCTCAAGGAAGTCAATGCCCCGGTATGCCTAAGGGTCGAAACCAAGAGTGGCCACATGGGTGCTTCACCAGAAACGAGGGCAAGGGAGCTCACCGATTTGTTGGCATTTGTAATGAGAGCACTTCAGTAG
- a CDS encoding ATP-binding protein produces MEERIITSLISTSKRLMAWAEKFKKKRFLFQEIKKINEEYYVGIKGIRGVGKTVLLLQLARETEDSIYFSADSTLLKPFSIYEVVKTLAEIGYKNIFIDEIHRKPEWAQDLKTLYDEHEVRVIFSGSSAIDIVHCGADLSRRVVLKELPPASFREWLNIKKGYNLPVISIEDILDKAFNLMNKYGELHKYWMEYMEKGGVLYPEGGFYEALENSLRKVILEDMASLRDVDVKYETDAFKLLLLISKSAPFEVNYSKIARELEISKGAAIRLVEDLSKAGLVHRVIACESIRKEPKLYLTVPLRKFFERKGFSVDVGALREEFFVNHVIWRYDICYLKGNRGEKTSDFKVKDWTIEVGGKGKSRYQRPDYVAVDGLIAGKGRVPLFLFGFIY; encoded by the coding sequence ATGGAAGAGAGAATAATAACCTCGCTTATTTCAACGAGTAAGAGGCTAATGGCATGGGCAGAGAAGTTCAAAAAGAAACGATTCTTATTCCAGGAAATAAAGAAAATTAATGAAGAGTATTATGTTGGAATTAAGGGAATAAGAGGCGTTGGAAAAACTGTTCTCCTGCTCCAACTTGCAAGGGAGACTGAGGACAGTATTTATTTCTCAGCCGATTCAACACTTCTTAAACCCTTTTCAATTTATGAAGTCGTTAAGACGCTTGCTGAAATTGGGTACAAAAATATTTTCATAGACGAGATTCACAGGAAGCCTGAATGGGCTCAAGACTTAAAAACACTGTATGACGAGCACGAAGTAAGGGTGATATTCTCAGGATCCTCAGCAATCGATATTGTACATTGTGGGGCAGATCTATCCCGTAGAGTAGTCCTCAAAGAGCTACCTCCCGCATCGTTCCGTGAGTGGTTGAACATAAAGAAAGGCTACAATTTACCTGTGATCAGTATCGAGGATATCCTAGATAAAGCGTTCAACCTAATGAACAAATACGGGGAACTACACAAGTACTGGATGGAGTACATGGAAAAGGGTGGCGTTCTTTATCCGGAAGGTGGGTTCTATGAAGCCCTTGAAAACTCCCTCAGGAAAGTTATACTGGAAGACATGGCAAGTCTAAGGGATGTAGATGTCAAATATGAAACCGATGCATTCAAACTTCTCTTGTTGATATCAAAATCAGCCCCATTCGAAGTTAACTATTCAAAGATAGCTAGAGAACTTGAAATATCAAAAGGTGCGGCAATTAGACTAGTCGAAGACCTATCAAAGGCAGGTTTAGTGCATCGGGTTATCGCATGTGAAAGTATAAGAAAAGAGCCAAAGTTATATTTAACAGTCCCCCTTAGGAAATTCTTTGAAAGAAAGGGATTCAGTGTAGATGTCGGAGCTTTAAGGGAGGAATTCTTCGTGAACCACGTAATATGGAGGTATGATATTTGCTACCTTAAGGGAAACAGGGGAGAGAAGACTTCTGACTTTAAAGTTAAAGACTGGACAATAGAGGTTGGAGGAAAAGGAAAAAGCAGATATCAAAGGCCAGATTATGTAGCCGTTGATGGTCTTATTGCAGGTAAAGGAAGGGTACCACTCTTCCTCTTTGGATTCATCTACTGA
- a CDS encoding 50S ribosomal protein L34e: protein MKPMYRSRSWRRKYVRTPGGRVVIHFERRKPKIAHCAICGRPLNGIPRGRPVEMRKLPKTKKRPERPYPYLCPKCMRRVMKEQIRSQLVA, encoded by the coding sequence ATGAAGCCAATGTACAGGTCAAGGTCATGGAGGAGGAAGTACGTCAGAACCCCAGGGGGGAGGGTTGTAATACACTTCGAGAGAAGGAAGCCTAAGATCGCTCACTGTGCCATCTGCGGCAGACCTCTCAATGGAATACCAAGGGGCAGGCCCGTTGAGATGAGGAAGCTACCAAAAACCAAGAAGAGGCCAGAGAGACCCTACCCATATCTCTGTCCCAAGTGCATGCGCAGGGTGATGAAGGAACAAATTAGATCTCAGCTCGTTGCCTGA
- the cmk gene encoding (d)CMP kinase yields the protein MPKGCLVITVSGLAGSGTTTLCRKLAQHYGLKHVYAGLIFRQMAKEMGMTLEEFQKYAELHPEIDREVDRRQIEAAKECNVVIEGRLAGWMVKNADLKIWLDAPIRIRAERVARREGISVEEAFMKIAEREKQNRKRYLNLYGIDINDLSIYDLIIDTSKWSPDGVFAIVKAAIDHLDPVGDAGSKKGKEVG from the coding sequence ATGCCAAAGGGGTGCCTCGTCATAACAGTCAGTGGTCTAGCCGGTTCAGGAACGACCACGCTATGTAGGAAGCTCGCTCAGCATTACGGCCTTAAGCACGTCTACGCTGGGTTAATATTCAGGCAGATGGCCAAGGAAATGGGGATGACGCTAGAAGAGTTCCAGAAGTACGCTGAGCTTCACCCCGAGATAGATAGGGAGGTTGATAGAAGGCAAATTGAGGCTGCAAAGGAGTGCAACGTTGTTATAGAGGGTAGATTAGCTGGATGGATGGTCAAGAACGCTGACTTGAAGATCTGGCTCGATGCTCCCATCAGGATTAGGGCTGAAAGGGTTGCGAGAAGGGAAGGTATTAGCGTTGAAGAGGCGTTTATGAAGATTGCTGAGAGGGAAAAGCAGAACAGGAAAAGGTATTTAAACCTGTATGGTATCGACATCAACGACCTTTCGATTTACGATTTGATAATTGATACCTCTAAATGGTCGCCCGATGGGGTCTTCGCAATCGTGAAGGCCGCTATTGACCACCTGGACCCCGTCGGCGACGCGGGGTCGAAAAAAGGAAAGGAGGTGGGATGA
- a CDS encoding 50S ribosomal protein L14e codes for MPAIEVGRIAVVIAGRRAGQKVVVVDIIDKNFVLVTGAGLNKVKRRRMNIKHIEPLPEKINIPRGASDEEVRQALEQAGISLA; via the coding sequence ATGCCTGCAATTGAAGTCGGTAGGATTGCTGTAGTTATTGCAGGTAGAAGGGCTGGTCAGAAGGTAGTTGTTGTAGACATAATAGACAAGAACTTCGTTCTAGTTACTGGGGCTGGTCTCAACAAGGTTAAGAGGAGAAGGATGAACATTAAGCACATCGAGCCCCTTCCGGAGAAGATTAACATTCCGAGGGGCGCCAGCGACGAGGAAGTTAGGCAGGCCCTCGAGCAGGCCGGCATAAGCCTGGCCTGA